The following coding sequences are from one Ancylobacter sp. TS-1 window:
- the glgX gene encoding glycogen debranching protein GlgX: protein MGVTADASGVNVAVFSAHAERIEFCLFDAAGEVEIARIALPERTGDIFHGHVAGVPAGARYGLRAVGPWAPEQGHRFNPYKLLVDPYASRLDRPFRLDPSMFDARARGAARDETDSAAAVPKAIVPASAAPGVGLVERAPSPPFRWDAQVFYELHVRGFTKLNEALPAEMRGTFAALAEPAALDHLVRLGVTTVELMPAMAWIDERHLPPLGLTNYWGYNPLVFGAPDPRLAPGGFEEVTRAIAALHGAGIAVVLDVVLNHTGESDEFGPTVSLRGLDNATYYRHAKDDPARLLNDAGTGNTLALERAPALRLGMDALRRWAACGLDGFRFDLAATLGRRVDGFDPDAPFLAALQQDPLLRDLALIAEPWDIGPGGYQVGQFPPGWGEWNDRFRDTARHFWRGDGPVGELATRLSGSADIFARRHRPLSRGINFVTAHDGFTLADLVAFEHKHNEANGEQNRDGTDNNGSWNHGVEGWTEDPAINAARRGDMRALLATLLASRGTPMLTMGDECGRSQAGNNNAYAQDNELTWLDWSKLDEDLAAFTARLVKLRLDHPALRGEAPLTGRPPDASGLADVEWRSPEGGPVDWDGPGTRTLVAVFYSPAGDGQGADRVAVALNASGEARQLVLPLPREGFVWRTALDTAQPDGITREGQDALAARSVRIAVEEPVAGGSRGSGDPQLLQRLAAGAGIDAEWWDVTGTHQEVGDDTKRALLAALRLPAGTDGEVRDSLALLSEQRFGADLPPARVLRTGAPRLLTLAGAAADAPRRLDLAIRLEDGGSLEFPVRPEDGRRDTVERPDGRLATIRTIELPELPVGRHRLVLGAAECRLTVAPRACYLPASLADGGRIAGIGTHLYTLRRAQDDQGIGDFTALGDLAALAAGAGMEVLGLNPLHALFPHERERASPYSPSDRRFLDPIYIDIAALGMDLAGFAAVAGEASVDYSAVWAAKEAALKGAFAAFQKAPDPDFDRFVTEGGQTLARFALHQAIAAAHPGTSWRDWPGGLAEADGPASESFGRENAGAVRFALWQQWVADRQFAAAAAKARAAGLSLGFYRDLAVGTTPDGAEAWSEASMLMPGVTIGAPPDPLGPEGQNWNLPPFDPLALTRDGYERYAGLVRANMRHAGALRIDHVMGLRRLFLIPHGASGAEGTYLAMPFEDLAGQVALESERAKCLVVGEDLGTVPFGMRDQLNDERMLSYRVLWFERNGEDFIPPADYPALAAACVSTHDLPTLAGWWAAVDLDERRALGLEDEASHAAALEGRAREREHLAQALLREGLIAQVPAADAPLDDDFLAAVHGYVARTPSMLAFAQLDDLAGESVAVNLPGTDRERPNWRRRLARPLREVMESARARAALAAMTRERGGG, encoded by the coding sequence ATGGGCGTCACCGCCGACGCCTCCGGCGTCAATGTGGCGGTGTTCTCGGCCCATGCCGAGCGGATTGAGTTCTGCCTGTTCGACGCGGCGGGCGAGGTCGAGATCGCCCGCATCGCCCTGCCGGAACGCACCGGTGACATTTTCCACGGCCATGTCGCCGGCGTGCCGGCGGGCGCGCGCTACGGGCTGCGCGCGGTGGGGCCGTGGGCGCCGGAGCAGGGGCACCGCTTCAATCCCTACAAGCTGCTGGTCGATCCCTATGCCAGCCGGCTCGACCGGCCGTTCCGGCTCGATCCGTCAATGTTCGACGCCCGCGCCCGCGGTGCCGCGCGCGACGAGACCGACAGCGCCGCCGCCGTGCCGAAGGCCATCGTGCCCGCGTCCGCCGCTCCCGGGGTAGGGCTGGTGGAGCGCGCGCCGTCGCCGCCGTTCCGCTGGGATGCGCAGGTGTTCTACGAGCTGCATGTGCGCGGCTTCACGAAGCTGAACGAGGCCCTTCCGGCCGAGATGCGCGGCACCTTCGCGGCGCTGGCCGAGCCGGCCGCGCTCGACCATCTGGTGCGGCTCGGCGTCACCACGGTCGAGCTGATGCCGGCCATGGCGTGGATCGACGAGCGGCATTTGCCGCCGCTCGGGCTGACCAATTACTGGGGCTACAACCCGCTGGTGTTCGGCGCGCCCGATCCGCGCCTCGCCCCGGGCGGCTTCGAGGAGGTCACGCGCGCCATCGCCGCGCTGCACGGCGCCGGCATCGCGGTGGTGCTCGATGTCGTGCTGAACCATACCGGCGAGAGCGACGAATTCGGCCCGACGGTGAGCCTGCGCGGCCTCGACAACGCGACCTATTACCGGCACGCCAAGGACGATCCCGCGCGCCTGCTCAACGATGCCGGCACCGGCAACACGCTGGCGCTGGAGCGGGCGCCGGCGCTGCGGCTCGGCATGGACGCGCTGCGGCGCTGGGCGGCCTGCGGGCTCGACGGCTTCCGCTTCGATCTCGCCGCCACGCTGGGGCGGCGAGTGGACGGTTTCGATCCCGATGCGCCCTTCCTCGCCGCGCTCCAGCAGGACCCCCTGCTGCGCGATCTCGCGCTGATCGCCGAGCCGTGGGACATCGGGCCGGGCGGCTATCAGGTCGGCCAGTTCCCGCCCGGCTGGGGCGAATGGAACGACCGCTTCCGCGACACGGCCCGGCATTTCTGGCGCGGCGACGGGCCGGTGGGCGAGCTGGCGACCCGGCTTTCCGGCTCGGCCGACATCTTCGCACGGCGGCACCGGCCGCTGTCGCGCGGGATCAACTTCGTCACCGCCCATGACGGCTTCACGCTCGCCGACCTCGTCGCTTTCGAGCACAAGCACAACGAGGCGAATGGCGAGCAGAACCGCGACGGCACCGACAATAACGGCAGTTGGAACCACGGCGTCGAGGGCTGGACCGAGGATCCCGCCATCAACGCCGCGCGGCGGGGCGACATGCGGGCGCTGCTGGCGACGCTGCTGGCGTCGCGCGGCACGCCGATGCTCACCATGGGCGACGAGTGCGGCCGCTCGCAGGCCGGCAACAACAACGCCTATGCACAGGACAACGAACTGACCTGGCTCGACTGGTCGAAGCTGGACGAGGATCTCGCCGCCTTCACCGCCCGGCTGGTGAAGCTGCGGCTCGACCATCCCGCCCTGCGGGGGGAGGCGCCGCTGACCGGGCGTCCGCCTGATGCCAGCGGCCTTGCCGATGTGGAATGGCGCAGCCCTGAGGGCGGGCCGGTCGACTGGGACGGGCCCGGCACGCGCACGCTGGTCGCGGTGTTCTACTCGCCCGCCGGCGACGGGCAGGGCGCCGACCGCGTGGCGGTGGCGCTCAACGCTTCGGGCGAGGCCCGGCAACTGGTGCTGCCGCTCCCCCGCGAGGGCTTCGTCTGGCGCACGGCGCTCGACACCGCGCAGCCGGACGGGATTACGCGCGAGGGGCAGGACGCGCTCGCCGCGCGCTCCGTGCGGATCGCGGTCGAGGAACCCGTCGCGGGCGGATCGCGCGGAAGCGGCGATCCTCAGCTCCTGCAGCGGCTTGCCGCCGGGGCGGGCATCGACGCGGAATGGTGGGACGTCACCGGCACGCATCAGGAGGTCGGCGACGATACCAAGCGCGCCCTGCTGGCGGCGCTGCGGCTGCCGGCCGGTACCGACGGGGAGGTGCGCGATAGCCTGGCGCTGCTGTCCGAGCAGCGTTTCGGGGCCGACCTGCCGCCGGCACGCGTGCTGCGGACCGGCGCGCCGCGCCTGCTGACGCTGGCGGGAGCGGCGGCCGACGCGCCGCGCCGGCTCGACCTCGCCATCCGCCTCGAGGACGGCGGCAGTCTCGAATTTCCGGTGCGCCCGGAGGACGGGCGCCGCGACACCGTCGAGCGGCCGGACGGACGGCTGGCCACGATCCGCACCATCGAACTGCCGGAACTACCGGTCGGTCGGCACCGTCTGGTGCTCGGCGCGGCCGAATGCCGGCTGACCGTGGCGCCGCGCGCCTGCTACCTGCCGGCGAGCCTCGCGGACGGCGGGCGGATCGCCGGCATCGGCACGCATCTCTACACGCTGCGGCGCGCGCAGGACGACCAGGGCATCGGCGACTTCACGGCGCTGGGCGACCTCGCCGCGCTGGCGGCCGGCGCCGGCATGGAGGTGCTGGGCCTCAACCCGCTGCACGCGCTGTTTCCGCACGAGCGCGAGCGGGCGAGCCCCTATTCGCCGTCCGACCGGCGCTTCCTCGATCCGATCTATATCGACATTGCCGCGCTGGGCATGGACCTCGCCGGCTTCGCGGCGGTCGCGGGCGAGGCGAGCGTCGACTACAGCGCAGTGTGGGCGGCCAAGGAGGCGGCGCTGAAAGGCGCCTTCGCGGCGTTCCAGAAGGCGCCGGACCCCGATTTCGACCGCTTCGTCACGGAGGGCGGGCAGACGCTGGCCCGCTTCGCGCTGCATCAGGCGATAGCCGCCGCGCATCCGGGCACAAGCTGGCGCGACTGGCCGGGCGGGCTCGCCGAGGCGGACGGGCCGGCGTCCGAGAGCTTCGGGCGCGAGAATGCCGGGGCGGTGCGCTTCGCGCTCTGGCAGCAATGGGTTGCCGACCGCCAGTTCGCCGCCGCTGCCGCGAAGGCGCGCGCGGCGGGGCTGTCGCTCGGCTTCTACCGGGACCTCGCGGTCGGCACCACGCCGGATGGGGCGGAGGCGTGGTCGGAGGCCTCCATGCTGATGCCGGGCGTCACCATCGGCGCGCCGCCCGATCCGCTGGGACCGGAAGGGCAGAACTGGAACCTGCCGCCCTTCGACCCGCTGGCGCTGACCCGCGACGGCTATGAGCGCTATGCCGGCCTCGTGCGCGCCAATATGCGCCATGCCGGGGCGCTCCGGATCGACCATGTAATGGGGCTGCGCCGGCTGTTCCTCATCCCGCACGGGGCCAGCGGGGCGGAGGGCACCTATCTCGCCATGCCCTTCGAGGACCTCGCCGGGCAGGTGGCGCTGGAGAGCGAGCGAGCGAAATGCCTCGTGGTGGGCGAGGATCTCGGCACCGTGCCGTTCGGCATGCGCGACCAGCTCAACGACGAGCGCATGCTGTCCTACCGGGTGCTGTGGTTCGAGCGGAACGGCGAGGACTTCATTCCGCCGGCCGATTATCCGGCTTTGGCGGCGGCGTGTGTGTCGACGCACGACTTGCCGACGCTGGCCGGCTGGTGGGCGGCGGTGGACCTCGACGAGCGCCGCGCACTCGGCCTCGAGGATGAGGCGAGCCATGCGGCGGCGCTGGAGGGCCGCGCCCGCGAGCGCGAGCATCTCGCGCAGGCGCTGCTGAGGGAGGGGCTCATCGCGCAGGTGCCGGCCGCCGATGCGCCGCTCGACGACGACTTTCTCGCCGCCGTGCACGGCTATGTCGCGCGCACCCCTTCCATGCTCGCCTTTGCCCAACTCGACGACCTTGCCGGCGAGAGCGTGGCGGTCAATTTGCCGGGCACCGACCGCGAGCGGCCGAACTGGCGGCGCCGGCTCGCCCGCCCGCTGCGGGAGGTGATGGAAAGCGCCCGCGCCCGCGCCGCGCTCGCGGCGATGACGCGCGAGCGCGGCGGCGGCTGA
- the glgA gene encoding glycogen synthase GlgA: protein MSSLKVLSVVSEVFPLVKTGGLADVAGALSAALAPHGVMLRTLIPGYPSVMAALESGEPVHRFDQLFGGPARLLAGRAGGLDLFVVDAPHLYDRPGGPYVGPNGVDWPDNAQRFAALGVVASGLGLGLVPGFVPDIVHAHDWQAGLAPAYLHYSGTRRPGTVMTIHNIAFQGQFPAPVAALLGLPPHAFAIDGIEYYGMVGYLKAGLQLADRITTVSPGYAGEILLPDGGMGLDGLLNMRSHVLSGILNGLDDEAWNPATDPLIAARFDAKAMKGRAANKVALKAAFGLDPDPDALLFGVVSRLSWQKGLDLLADSLGTLLGLGAQLVLLGSGDADLAGRFAGAAQAHPGRIGVRLGYDEAVAHRLQAGSDVLIVPSRFEPCGLTQLSALRYGALPLVARVGGLADTVIDVNEMARTTGVGTGVQFSPVTAPALQLALKRVAGLWQDKALWKKLQRNAMSTDVSWQRAAGQYDALFRQLAAERGA from the coding sequence GTGTCATCCTTGAAGGTTCTTTCGGTCGTTTCGGAAGTTTTTCCGCTGGTGAAGACCGGCGGCCTGGCCGATGTGGCCGGCGCGCTGTCGGCGGCGCTGGCGCCGCACGGCGTCATGCTGCGCACGCTGATCCCCGGCTATCCCTCCGTCATGGCGGCGCTGGAGTCGGGCGAGCCGGTCCACCGCTTCGACCAGCTCTTCGGCGGGCCGGCGCGGCTGCTGGCGGGCCGGGCCGGCGGGCTCGACCTCTTCGTCGTCGACGCGCCCCATCTCTATGACCGGCCCGGCGGCCCCTATGTCGGGCCGAACGGCGTCGACTGGCCCGACAATGCCCAGCGCTTCGCCGCGCTCGGCGTAGTGGCGTCGGGTCTCGGCCTCGGGCTGGTGCCGGGCTTCGTGCCGGACATCGTGCACGCCCATGACTGGCAGGCGGGTCTTGCCCCGGCCTATCTGCACTATTCCGGCACGCGGCGGCCGGGCACGGTGATGACGATCCACAACATCGCCTTCCAGGGCCAGTTCCCGGCACCGGTGGCGGCGCTGCTCGGCCTGCCGCCGCATGCCTTCGCGATCGACGGCATCGAGTATTACGGCATGGTCGGCTACCTCAAGGCCGGCCTGCAGCTTGCCGACCGCATCACCACCGTCTCGCCGGGCTATGCCGGGGAGATCCTGCTGCCGGACGGCGGCATGGGGCTCGACGGCCTGCTCAACATGCGCAGCCACGTGCTCTCGGGCATCCTCAACGGGCTCGACGACGAGGCGTGGAACCCGGCCACCGACCCGCTGATCGCGGCGCGCTTCGACGCCAAGGCGATGAAGGGACGCGCGGCCAACAAGGTGGCCTTGAAGGCGGCCTTCGGCCTCGATCCGGACCCGGACGCGCTGCTGTTCGGCGTGGTCAGCCGGCTGTCCTGGCAGAAGGGGCTGGACCTGCTGGCCGACAGCCTCGGCACGCTGCTCGGGCTCGGCGCGCAACTCGTGCTGCTCGGCTCGGGCGATGCCGATCTTGCCGGGCGCTTCGCCGGGGCGGCGCAGGCGCATCCCGGCCGCATCGGCGTGCGCCTCGGCTATGACGAGGCGGTGGCGCACCGGCTTCAGGCCGGCTCCGACGTGCTGATCGTGCCCTCGCGCTTCGAGCCCTGCGGGCTCACCCAGCTTTCCGCGCTGCGCTATGGCGCGCTGCCGCTGGTGGCGCGTGTCGGCGGCCTCGCCGACACGGTGATCGATGTCAACGAGATGGCCCGCACGACGGGGGTGGGAACCGGCGTGCAGTTCTCTCCCGTGACCGCGCCGGCGCTGCAACTCGCGCTCAAGCGCGTCGCCGGGCTGTGGCAGGACAAGGCGCTGTGGAAGAAGCTCCAGCGCAACGCCATGAGCACGGACGTCTCGTGGCAGCGCGCCGCCGGCCAGTATGACGCGCTGTTCCGCCAGCTCGCGGCGGAGCGCGGCGCGTGA
- the glgC gene encoding glucose-1-phosphate adenylyltransferase, with protein sequence MARPTLQHAPLARSAMAYVLAGGRGSRLMELTDRRAKPAVYFGGKSRIIDFALSNAINSGIRRIGVATQYQAHSLIRHMQRGWNFLRHERNESFDVLPASQRVSETMWYLGTADAVFQNLDIIEAYDTRHIIILAGDHIYKQDYEIMLQQHVDQGADVTVGCLEVPRGEASAFGVMHVDAKDRIISFLEKPKDPPPMPGKPDKALASMGIYVFETKFLIDQLRRDAADPLSTHDFGKDIIPYIVKHGKASAHHFARSCVRSDMETAPYWRDVGTVDAYWEANIDLTGVVPELDLYDRDWPIWTYAEITPPAKFVHDDEGRRGQAISSLVSGGCIISGSSLRRALLFTGVRINSYGSIENGVILPYVEVGRSARLKNVVIDSHVRIPEGLVVGEDPVLDASRFRRTEKGICLITQSMIDRLSS encoded by the coding sequence ATGGCACGGCCGACGCTTCAGCATGCTCCTCTGGCCCGTTCGGCCATGGCCTATGTCCTTGCCGGTGGCCGGGGCAGTCGTCTCATGGAGCTGACGGATCGCCGCGCCAAGCCGGCCGTCTATTTCGGCGGCAAGTCGCGCATCATCGACTTCGCGCTGTCCAATGCCATTAATTCGGGCATCCGCCGCATCGGCGTCGCCACCCAGTATCAGGCCCACAGCCTGATCCGGCACATGCAGCGCGGCTGGAACTTCCTGCGGCACGAGCGCAATGAGAGCTTCGACGTGCTGCCGGCGAGCCAGCGCGTCTCCGAGACCATGTGGTATCTCGGCACGGCCGATGCCGTGTTCCAGAACCTCGACATCATCGAGGCCTATGACACCCGGCACATCATCATCCTGGCCGGCGACCACATCTACAAGCAGGACTACGAGATCATGCTCCAGCAGCATGTCGACCAGGGCGCGGACGTCACGGTCGGCTGCCTCGAAGTCCCGCGCGGGGAGGCGAGCGCCTTCGGCGTCATGCATGTCGACGCCAAGGACCGCATCATCTCCTTCCTCGAAAAGCCGAAGGACCCGCCGCCGATGCCGGGCAAGCCGGACAAGGCGCTGGCCTCGATGGGCATCTATGTCTTCGAGACCAAGTTCCTCATCGACCAGCTGCGCCGCGACGCCGCCGATCCGCTGTCGACGCATGATTTCGGCAAGGACATCATCCCCTACATCGTCAAGCACGGCAAAGCCTCGGCGCACCATTTCGCGCGCTCCTGCGTGCGCTCGGACATGGAGACCGCGCCCTACTGGCGCGACGTCGGCACGGTCGATGCCTATTGGGAAGCCAATATCGACCTGACCGGCGTGGTGCCAGAACTCGACCTCTACGACCGCGACTGGCCGATCTGGACCTATGCCGAGATCACGCCGCCGGCGAAGTTCGTGCATGACGACGAGGGCCGGCGCGGACAGGCGATTTCCTCGCTGGTGTCGGGCGGCTGCATCATCTCCGGCTCGTCGCTGCGCCGGGCGCTGCTGTTCACCGGCGTGCGGATCAATTCCTACGGCTCGATCGAGAACGGGGTGATTCTGCCCTATGTCGAGGTCGGGCGGTCGGCGCGGCTGAAGAACGTGGTGATCGACTCGCATGTGCGCATTCCCGAGGGGCTGGTGGTCGGCGAGGATCCGGTCCTCGACGCCTCACGTTTCCGCCGGACCGAGAAGGGCATCTGCCTCATCACCCAGTCGATGATCGACCGGCTGTCGAGCTGA